In Fusobacterium hwasookii, a single window of DNA contains:
- a CDS encoding amino acid ABC transporter ATP-binding/permease protein, whose translation MKNRSTFNIVSNLLKLLDSLWKFMIIAVSTGVIGFIFSFCITLFGAYAFLSVIPATKDSLKYVFGGGYSTQTYFYAMIFCGFFRAILHYLEQFANHYIAFHILAEIRVKLFKIMRKLTPAKMENKNQGNLISMITSDIELLEVFYAHTISPVLIAFFTSIFLFLYFLQLNYIYALYMLFAQFIVGIVVPYIAHKRSAKSGVEVRSKLGKLNDEFLDKLKGIREIIQYSQGKKVLKKIDEITSSLGENQKDLRNKASEVQMMVDSAIIILSISQLLLSFFLISKGLVSIEATILAGVLQVGSFAPYINLAALGNILAQTFASGERVLNLMDETPAVSDNVSIASNDITENDDILIDNISYSYENSDNKILKDFSLKIKKGQLTGIMGPSGCGKSTLLKLIMRFWDVDSGKIVLDRKDVKAIPLKNLYQKFNYMTQSTSLFIGNIRDNLLVAKFDATDEEIYTALKKASFYDYVMSLPDKLDSIVEEGGKNFSGGERQRIGLARAFLANREFFLLDEPTSNLDILNEAIILKSLADEAKDKTVILVSHRESTLSICKNIFKI comes from the coding sequence ATGAAAAATCGGTCAACTTTTAATATAGTATCTAACTTATTAAAACTTTTAGACTCTCTTTGGAAATTTATGATTATTGCTGTTTCAACAGGTGTAATTGGATTTATATTTTCTTTTTGCATAACACTTTTTGGAGCTTATGCCTTTTTAAGTGTTATCCCTGCCACAAAAGATAGTCTTAAATATGTTTTTGGTGGTGGATATTCAACTCAAACGTATTTTTATGCAATGATATTCTGTGGATTTTTTAGAGCTATTTTACATTATTTGGAGCAATTTGCAAACCATTATATAGCTTTTCACATTTTAGCAGAAATAAGAGTTAAACTGTTTAAAATTATGAGAAAACTTACACCTGCTAAAATGGAAAATAAAAATCAAGGTAATTTAATTTCTATGATAACATCAGATATTGAGCTTTTAGAAGTTTTCTATGCTCATACTATTTCACCAGTTTTAATTGCATTTTTTACAAGTATTTTCTTGTTCTTGTATTTCCTTCAATTAAATTATATCTATGCTCTATATATGTTGTTTGCACAATTTATTGTAGGTATAGTTGTTCCTTATATAGCACATAAAAGGTCAGCAAAATCTGGTGTAGAAGTTAGAAGTAAATTAGGAAAATTGAATGATGAATTTTTAGATAAATTAAAAGGAATAAGAGAAATTATACAATATTCACAAGGTAAAAAAGTATTAAAAAAAATTGATGAAATAACTTCATCTTTAGGGGAAAATCAAAAAGATTTAAGAAATAAAGCATCAGAAGTACAAATGATGGTTGATTCTGCTATAATAATACTTTCTATTTCTCAATTACTTTTAAGCTTTTTCTTAATTTCAAAAGGTTTAGTAAGTATAGAAGCTACTATCTTAGCAGGAGTTTTACAAGTTGGAAGCTTTGCTCCATATATTAATCTAGCTGCTCTTGGAAATATACTTGCTCAAACTTTTGCATCAGGAGAAAGAGTTTTAAATCTAATGGATGAAACACCTGCAGTAAGTGACAATGTTTCTATTGCAAGTAATGATATTACAGAAAATGATGATATCCTTATAGATAATATTTCTTATTCTTATGAAAATAGTGATAACAAAATTTTAAAAGATTTTTCTTTAAAAATTAAAAAGGGACAATTAACTGGAATTATGGGTCCAAGTGGTTGTGGAAAATCTACTCTTTTAAAATTAATTATGAGATTTTGGGATGTAGATTCAGGTAAAATTGTTTTAGATAGAAAGGATGTAAAGGCTATTCCTTTGAAAAACCTATATCAAAAGTTTAATTATATGACACAATCTACTAGCCTATTTATTGGAAATATAAGAGATAATTTATTGGTTGCAAAATTTGATGCAACTGATGAAGAAATATATACTGCATTAAAAAAAGCTTCGTTTTATGACTATGTCATGTCTTTACCAGATAAGTTAGATAGTATAGTTGAAGAAGGTGGAAAAAATTTCTCTGGTGGAGAAAGACAAAGAATTGGACTTGCAAGAGCTTTCCTAGCTAATAGAGAATTTTTCTTGTTAGATGAACCAACTTCTAATTTGGATATATTGAATGAAGCTATAATTTTAAAATCATTGGCTGATGAAGCTAAGGATAAAACTGTTATTTTGGTATCACATAGAGAGTCCACACTTTCGATATGTAAGAACATATTTAAAATTTGA
- a CDS encoding flavodoxin family protein: protein MKTLIIYSSETGNTKMVCEKAFEYINGEKVIIPVKEKDSVNLDDFDNIIVGTWIDKSNANAEAKKFINTLSNKNIFFIGTLAASLKSEHAKKCFNNLIKLCSKKNNFVDGVLARGRVSEDLQEKFTKFPLNIIHKFVPNMKEIIIEADSHPDESDFLLIKDFIDKNFNN from the coding sequence ATGAAAACTTTAATAATTTATTCGTCAGAAACTGGTAATACGAAAATGGTATGTGAAAAAGCATTTGAATATATAAATGGAGAAAAGGTTATTATTCCTGTTAAGGAAAAAGATAGTGTAAACCTAGATGACTTTGATAATATTATTGTAGGAACTTGGATAGATAAATCTAATGCCAATGCAGAAGCTAAAAAATTTATAAATACTTTATCTAATAAAAATATATTTTTTATAGGAACTTTAGCAGCTTCTTTAAAATCTGAACATGCTAAAAAATGTTTTAATAATCTTATAAAACTTTGTTCTAAAAAGAATAATTTTGTTGATGGAGTATTAGCAAGAGGAAGAGTTTCAGAAGATTTACAAGAAAAATTTACTAAGTTCCCTCTAAATATTATTCATAAATTTGTCCCTAATATGAAGGAAATTATTATAGAAGCTGATTCTCACCCTGATGAAAGTGATTTTTTGTTAATCAAAGATTTTATAGACAAAAATTTTAATAATTAA
- a CDS encoding TetR/AcrR family transcriptional regulator, translated as MARKCAYTKEMILEAAIKLFKKEGSDAITAKNIAKELNCSVAPIYSVYLSLDDLKKDLAFEIEKGILEENNAHPLLSKMFAKLELNENNNDEFSIKLKEIKKHIQDKDNKMSIFSQFSDFMSLLYQARKTKFSKLKILEIIAKHKKYITEFKNNKS; from the coding sequence ATGGCTAGAAAATGTGCTTACACCAAGGAGATGATACTAGAAGCTGCTATAAAACTCTTTAAGAAAGAAGGCTCTGATGCAATAACTGCTAAAAATATTGCAAAAGAGCTTAATTGTTCTGTGGCACCAATATATTCTGTTTATTTAAGTTTAGATGATTTAAAGAAAGATTTAGCTTTTGAGATTGAAAAGGGTATACTTGAAGAAAACAATGCTCATCCTTTACTTTCAAAAATGTTTGCTAAATTGGAATTAAATGAAAATAATAATGATGAATTTTCTATAAAACTAAAAGAAATTAAGAAACATATACAAGATAAAGATAATAAAATGAGTATTTTTTCTCAATTTTCAGACTTTATGTCCCTGCTTTACCAAGCAAGAAAGACTAAATTTTCAAAACTAAAGATTCTTGAAATCATTGCAAAACATAAGAAATATATAACAGAATTTAAAAATAACAAGAGTTAA
- a CDS encoding barstar family protein — protein MKYIKIICLYLKKYISDKQFEKIFYQNIDDFENVLKEEIYWNILSSNFNKKEDIISMNTCLYNYVLKNHKSIYDEISDAYIEKLIETNEKNEIIDILKKKYEQKKEVLINCNKINSKLELICSIKESLNFPQHCGNNWNAIEDFIYDVILPKKIILHNWSNIKDKLPQDTIILKGILDKINPRYCAVLYN, from the coding sequence ATGAAGTACATTAAGATTATTTGCTTGTATTTAAAAAAATATATTTCAGATAAACAATTTGAAAAAATTTTTTATCAAAATATAGATGATTTTGAAAATGTTTTAAAAGAAGAAATATATTGGAATATTTTATCTTCAAATTTTAATAAAAAAGAAGATATAATCAGTATGAATACTTGTTTATATAATTATGTATTAAAGAATCATAAATCAATATATGATGAAATAAGTGATGCCTATATAGAAAAATTAATTGAAACTAATGAGAAAAATGAAATTATAGATATTTTAAAAAAGAAATATGAACAAAAGAAGGAAGTCTTGATAAATTGTAATAAGATTAATAGTAAACTAGAATTAATTTGTTCTATCAAAGAATCTTTAAATTTTCCACAGCATTGTGGTAATAACTGGAATGCAATTGAAGATTTTATCTATGATGTTATTCTTCCTAAAAAAATTATTTTACATAATTGGAGTAATATAAAAGATAAGCTACCTCAAGATACAATAATTTTAAAGGGAATTTTAGATAAAATAAATCCAAGATACTGTGCAGTTTTATATAATTAA
- a CDS encoding putative manganese-dependent inorganic diphosphatase, with protein MEEILVFGHKNPDTDSICSSIAMANLREKQGSKVSPCRLGELNKETKFVLDKVGIKAPKLLKTVSAQITDLNYVEKSTVSTEDSIKEALDLMTKENFSSLPVIDKDGYFKTMLSISDIANTYLEIDYSDLFSKYSTTYENLQEALDGEIISGVYPKGEIKSNLKEVSELESMKKGDIIITTSLTDGIDKSIQAGAKVVIVCCKKEDFISPRVTSECAIMLVRHSLVKSISLISQSISVGGILNTEKVLFNFNKEDFLNEIRGIMKDANQTNFPVLEDDGKVYGTIRTKHLIDFHRKKVIMVDHNEFSQSVEGIQDAQILEVVDHHKFANFQTNEATKIRTEPVGCTSTIVYGLYKEAKIEPDEKTALLMLSAILSDTLLFKSPTCTSKDVEVAKELAKLAKIKDIEKYGMEMLVAGTSMSKENMKEIINQDKKVFPVGDMEIAVAQINTVQIQELADRKEEIAKEVEHEIGKYGYSLFIFVVTDIINSNSLLFVYGKEIDLVQNAFKKDVVDNEVLLENVVSRKKQIIPFLMTAAQNM; from the coding sequence ATGGAAGAAATATTAGTTTTTGGACATAAAAATCCAGATACAGATAGTATATGTTCAAGCATAGCAATGGCTAATTTAAGAGAAAAACAAGGTTCAAAAGTATCACCTTGTCGTTTAGGAGAATTAAACAAAGAAACAAAATTTGTCTTGGATAAAGTTGGAATAAAAGCACCTAAATTATTAAAAACAGTAAGTGCACAGATAACAGATTTAAATTATGTAGAAAAAAGTACAGTGTCAACAGAAGATTCTATAAAAGAAGCCTTAGATTTGATGACAAAAGAAAATTTTTCAAGTTTACCAGTAATAGATAAAGATGGATATTTTAAAACAATGTTGAGTATATCAGATATTGCTAACACTTATTTAGAAATAGATTATTCAGACTTATTTAGCAAATATAGTACAACTTATGAAAATTTACAAGAAGCTTTAGATGGAGAGATTATAAGTGGTGTCTATCCAAAAGGAGAGATAAAATCTAATTTAAAGGAAGTTTCAGAATTAGAAAGTATGAAAAAAGGAGATATTATTATAACCACTTCTCTAACTGATGGTATAGATAAATCTATCCAAGCTGGAGCAAAAGTTGTAATAGTATGTTGCAAGAAAGAAGACTTCATAAGTCCTCGTGTAACATCAGAATGTGCGATTATGTTGGTTAGACATTCTCTTGTTAAATCTATATCTTTAATAAGTCAATCTATATCAGTTGGAGGAATTTTAAATACTGAGAAAGTTCTTTTCAATTTTAATAAGGAAGATTTTTTAAATGAAATTAGAGGAATAATGAAAGATGCGAACCAAACAAATTTTCCTGTCTTAGAAGATGATGGAAAAGTTTACGGAACTATAAGAACAAAACACCTTATAGATTTTCATAGAAAGAAAGTTATTATGGTGGATCACAATGAGTTTTCTCAATCAGTTGAAGGGATACAAGATGCACAGATACTTGAAGTTGTAGACCATCATAAGTTTGCAAATTTTCAAACAAATGAAGCTACAAAAATTCGTACAGAGCCAGTTGGTTGTACATCTACAATAGTTTATGGACTATATAAGGAAGCTAAAATTGAACCAGATGAAAAGACTGCACTTCTTATGCTAAGTGCTATACTTTCAGATACTTTACTTTTTAAATCTCCTACTTGTACATCAAAAGATGTTGAGGTAGCTAAGGAATTAGCAAAACTTGCTAAAATTAAAGATATAGAAAAGTATGGAATGGAAATGCTAGTTGCAGGAACTTCTATGTCTAAGGAAAATATGAAAGAAATTATAAATCAAGATAAAAAAGTTTTTCCTGTTGGAGATATGGAAATAGCAGTTGCACAAATAAATACAGTGCAAATTCAAGAATTAGCTGATAGAAAAGAAGAAATTGCAAAAGAAGTAGAACATGAAATAGGAAAATATGGATATTCATTGTTTATCTTTGTTGTTACAGATATTATAAATTCTAATTCATTGCTATTTGTCTATGGAAAAGAAATAGACTTAGTTCAGAATGCTTTTAAGAAAGATGTTGTTGATAATGAAGTTTTACTTGAAAATGTTGTTTCAAGAAAGAAACAAATAATACCTTTCTTAATGACAGCAGCACAAAATATGTAA
- a CDS encoding FxLYD domain-containing protein, translating to MKKIIAILVLSLSLVACGLVSATGSVVGGTIKAVGTVTGAVIKTTGKIIGSVIGGSDSEVKVKDTKYKFSGVELEIDQYSAIVTGKLSHNGSTKKNLRLSIPCFDQDGNRVGDAIATIDELEKGKKWEFRAVLNEPNVASCKIKDAYITVE from the coding sequence ATGAAAAAAATTATCGCTATATTAGTTTTAAGTTTATCTCTTGTGGCTTGTGGACTTGTAAGTGCAACTGGAAGTGTAGTAGGTGGAACAATAAAAGCTGTTGGTACAGTTACAGGTGCTGTTATAAAAACAACTGGTAAAATTATTGGAAGTGTGATAGGTGGAAGTGATAGTGAGGTTAAAGTTAAAGATACTAAATATAAGTTTTCTGGTGTAGAATTAGAAATTGACCAATATTCTGCTATTGTAACTGGAAAATTATCTCATAATGGAAGCACAAAGAAAAATCTTCGTCTTTCTATTCCTTGTTTTGATCAAGATGGAAATAGAGTTGGAGATGCTATTGCTACTATTGATGAACTTGAAAAGGGTAAAAAATGGGAATTTAGAGCTGTCTTAAATGAACCTAATGTTGCTTCTTGTAAAATTAAAGATGCTTATATTACTGTTGAATAA
- a CDS encoding peptidase U32 family protein, whose amino-acid sequence MKKVELLAPAGNMEKFKMALHYGADAVFMGGKMFNLRAGRNNFSDEELEEAVAYAHERGKRVYVTLNIIPHNDELEALPEYVKFLEKVGVDGVIVADLGVFQVVKENSNLNISISTQACNTNWRSVKMWKDMGAKRVVLAREISLENIKEIREKVPDIELEVFVHGAMCMAISGRCLLSNYMTGRDANRGDCAQACRWKYSLVEETRPGETMPVYEDEHGTYIFNSKDLCTIEMIDKILDAGVDSLKIEGRMKGIYYVSNCVKVYKDALNSYYSGNYEYNPEWRNELESISNRSYTEGFYHGKAGKESLNYNNRNSYSQTHKLVAKIEKKLSDNEYLVAIRNKLFVGQEVQIVSPEIKVRDFIMPEMILLDKMGRETESVESANPNSFVKIKTDIPMNELDMLRIVL is encoded by the coding sequence TTGAAAAAGGTAGAATTACTAGCACCTGCTGGGAATATGGAAAAATTTAAGATGGCATTACATTATGGAGCAGATGCTGTGTTTATGGGTGGAAAGATGTTTAATTTAAGAGCAGGAAGGAATAACTTCTCTGATGAAGAATTAGAAGAAGCAGTAGCTTATGCTCACGAAAGAGGGAAAAGAGTTTATGTAACTCTAAATATAATTCCACACAATGATGAACTAGAAGCTTTACCTGAATATGTAAAGTTTTTAGAAAAAGTAGGAGTAGATGGGGTTATTGTTGCTGACTTAGGAGTATTCCAAGTTGTAAAAGAAAATTCTAATTTAAATATTAGTATCAGTACACAAGCATGTAATACAAACTGGAGATCAGTTAAAATGTGGAAAGATATGGGAGCAAAAAGAGTTGTTCTTGCAAGAGAAATTTCTCTAGAAAATATAAAAGAAATTAGAGAAAAAGTTCCTGATATAGAATTAGAAGTTTTTGTACATGGAGCTATGTGTATGGCAATCTCTGGAAGATGTCTATTAAGTAACTATATGACAGGTAGAGATGCAAATAGAGGAGATTGTGCTCAAGCATGTAGATGGAAATATTCATTAGTTGAAGAAACAAGACCTGGTGAAACTATGCCAGTATATGAAGATGAACATGGAACATATATTTTTAACTCAAAAGATTTATGCACTATTGAGATGATAGATAAAATCTTAGATGCAGGAGTAGATTCACTTAAAATTGAAGGTAGAATGAAAGGGATTTATTATGTATCTAACTGTGTAAAAGTATATAAAGATGCTTTAAATTCTTATTACAGTGGAAATTATGAATATAATCCTGAATGGAGAAATGAACTTGAATCTATTTCAAATAGATCATATACAGAAGGTTTCTATCATGGAAAAGCAGGAAAAGAATCTTTAAACTATAACAATAGAAATTCTTATAGTCAAACACATAAATTAGTTGCAAAAATAGAGAAAAAATTAAGTGATAATGAGTATCTAGTAGCAATTAGAAATAAATTATTTGTTGGGCAAGAAGTTCAAATTGTTAGTCCAGAAATAAAAGTTAGAGACTTTATAATGCCTGAAATGATTTTATTAGATAAAATGGGTAGAGAAACTGAAAGTGTTGAATCAGCAAATCCAAATTCATTTGTAAAAATAAAAACAGATATACCTATGAATGAACTTGATATGCTAAGAATTGTTTTATAA
- the dnaB gene encoding replicative DNA helicase yields MDFESLKKIPHSLEAEKALIGGIFYNQELFEEIKDIVSAEDFYKIEHTAIYKAMEQVYSDSKGIDAILIDEEIKKSNSKNKEEILEVLSDILDEITSSYNLLEYANLIKEKAMLRRLGNVGAEITQLAYNDIRPAEDIIDIAESMVLNLSKKILKNSIVDMKTAGVDEIMRMERVSDNRGKTLGISTGFIDLDRMTSGLNNSDLIILAARPAMGKTAFALNLALNAGKEQKNVLVFSLEMPAQQLYQRLLSIESGIPQHKLKNVYLEEDEWTKLTVATLNLSKTSIFVADLPYTNVLEIRSYARKMKSQNQLDLIIIDYLQLINGTGRGGSEFSRQQEISDISRSLKGLARELDVPVIALSQLSRAVESRVDKRPMLSDLRESGAIEQDADIVAFLYREEYYIPETENKGITELIIGKHRNGATGTVKLNFLSEFTKFTNYTDQVK; encoded by the coding sequence ATGGACTTTGAAAGTTTAAAAAAAATTCCTCATAGTTTAGAAGCTGAAAAGGCTTTAATAGGTGGGATTTTTTATAATCAAGAACTATTTGAAGAAATTAAGGATATAGTTAGTGCAGAAGATTTCTATAAAATTGAGCATACTGCCATCTATAAGGCAATGGAACAAGTTTACTCTGATAGTAAAGGTATAGATGCAATTTTAATTGATGAAGAAATAAAGAAAAGTAACTCTAAAAATAAAGAAGAAATATTGGAAGTGTTAAGTGATATTTTAGATGAAATTACAAGTTCATATAATCTTTTAGAATATGCAAATCTAATTAAAGAAAAAGCTATGTTAAGAAGATTAGGAAATGTAGGAGCTGAAATAACTCAACTTGCATATAATGATATTAGACCAGCAGAAGACATTATAGATATAGCAGAGTCTATGGTTTTAAATTTATCTAAGAAAATTTTAAAAAATAGTATTGTTGATATGAAAACTGCTGGTGTTGATGAAATAATGAGAATGGAAAGAGTCAGTGATAACAGAGGAAAAACCTTAGGTATTTCAACAGGTTTCATAGATTTAGATAGAATGACAAGTGGACTTAATAATTCTGATTTAATAATTTTAGCTGCAAGACCAGCTATGGGAAAAACAGCTTTTGCTTTAAATTTAGCTTTAAATGCTGGGAAAGAACAAAAGAATGTATTAGTATTTAGTCTTGAAATGCCAGCTCAACAATTATACCAAAGACTTTTATCAATAGAGTCTGGGATTCCACAACATAAATTGAAAAATGTTTATCTTGAAGAAGATGAATGGACAAAACTTACAGTGGCAACTCTAAATTTATCTAAAACTTCAATATTTGTTGCTGATTTACCTTATACAAATGTTTTAGAAATTAGATCTTATGCTAGAAAGATGAAAAGCCAAAACCAATTAGATTTAATCATAATAGATTATTTACAGTTGATAAATGGTACAGGTAGAGGTGGTTCAGAATTTAGTAGACAACAAGAAATCTCAGATATATCAAGATCACTAAAAGGACTTGCTAGAGAATTAGATGTACCAGTTATTGCACTTTCACAATTATCAAGAGCAGTTGAAAGTAGAGTAGACAAAAGACCTATGCTTTCAGATTTAAGAGAATCTGGTGCAATAGAACAAGATGCTGATATAGTTGCTTTTCTTTATAGAGAAGAGTATTATATACCAGAAACAGAAAATAAAGGAATTACAGAATTAATTATAGGAAAACACAGAAATGGAGCTACTGGAACAGTAAAGCTTAATTTCTTAAGTGAATTTACAAAATTTACAAATTACACTGACCAAGTGAAGTAA
- the rplI gene encoding 50S ribosomal protein L9, with protein MAKIQVILLEDVAGQGRKGEIVTVSDGYAHNFLLKGKKGVLATPEELQKIENRKKKEAKKHEEERNKSLELKKLLESKVLNIPVKAGENGKLFGAITSKEIASQIKDELGLDIDKKKIEANIKNLGPDEIHIKLFTDVKAVMKVNVVAK; from the coding sequence ATGGCAAAAATACAAGTAATACTTTTAGAAGATGTAGCAGGACAAGGTAGAAAAGGGGAGATAGTAACAGTATCTGATGGTTATGCACATAACTTTCTTTTAAAAGGGAAAAAAGGAGTTTTAGCTACTCCTGAAGAATTACAAAAAATAGAAAATAGAAAGAAAAAAGAAGCTAAAAAACATGAAGAAGAAAGAAATAAATCTTTAGAATTAAAAAAATTATTAGAAAGTAAAGTTTTAAATATTCCTGTTAAAGCAGGGGAAAATGGGAAATTATTTGGAGCTATTACAAGTAAAGAAATAGCAAGCCAAATAAAAGATGAATTAGGTTTAGATATAGACAAAAAGAAAATTGAAGCAAATATTAAAAATCTAGGACCTGATGAAATTCATATAAAATTATTCACTGATGTTAAAGCAGTTATGAAAGTAAATGTAGTAGCTAAATAG
- the dnaX gene encoding DNA polymerase III subunit gamma/tau yields MHITLYRKYRPSSFSEVSGENEIVKSLKLSLKNKSMAHAYLFSGPRGVGKTTIARLIAKGVNCLNLKENGEPCNECKNCKAINEGRFSDLIEIDAASNRSIDEIRSLKEKINYQPVEGLKKVYIIDEAHMLTKEAFNALLKTLEEPPSHVIFILATTELDKILPTIISRCQRYDVKPLDLEEMKSGLEHILKEEKLSITDDVYPVIYENSSGSMRDSISILERLIVTANGEEINLKIAEDTLGITPSSRIKIFLNKLLNENEYDIINELENLANESFDIELFFKDLAKYCKNSIVKKEIDIDKGLKIISTIYDVIGKFKFEDDKKLVGYVIVAEILSNTKQAVVKVVTTTQTNVIPPTSSAEEKPKDKEKVNIKLTISDVKNNWSSIISEANNKRISYRAFLMGANPAKIENNILYINYDKKYSFAKDLMETVEYSQDFVKIVRDFFNENDLEIKYEIVGQKKDEDSSGSEFFEKIENYFKGKN; encoded by the coding sequence ATGCATATTACACTTTATAGAAAATATAGACCAAGTAGTTTTTCAGAAGTATCAGGTGAAAATGAAATAGTTAAAAGTTTAAAGTTATCTTTAAAAAACAAATCTATGGCACATGCCTATCTTTTTTCAGGTCCAAGAGGTGTAGGAAAAACAACTATTGCAAGACTTATTGCGAAGGGTGTAAATTGTCTTAACTTAAAGGAAAATGGAGAACCTTGCAATGAATGTAAAAATTGTAAGGCAATAAATGAAGGAAGATTTTCTGATTTAATAGAAATAGATGCTGCTTCTAATAGAAGCATAGATGAAATAAGAAGTTTAAAAGAAAAAATTAATTATCAACCAGTTGAAGGACTAAAAAAAGTATATATAATAGATGAAGCACATATGCTTACAAAAGAAGCCTTTAATGCTCTTTTAAAGACTTTGGAAGAGCCACCTTCACATGTTATATTTATACTAGCAACAACAGAATTAGATAAGATATTACCAACTATAATCTCTCGTTGTCAAAGATATGACGTCAAGCCTCTTGATTTAGAGGAAATGAAGTCAGGGCTTGAACATATATTAAAAGAAGAAAAATTATCTATAACTGATGATGTCTATCCAGTTATTTATGAAAATTCTTCTGGAAGTATGAGAGATTCAATTTCCATTTTAGAAAGACTTATAGTTACTGCAAATGGTGAAGAAATAAATCTAAAAATAGCTGAGGATACTTTGGGAATAACACCAAGCTCAAGGATAAAAATATTTTTAAATAAACTATTAAATGAAAATGAATATGATATAATAAATGAGCTTGAAAATTTAGCAAATGAGTCTTTTGATATAGAGCTATTTTTTAAAGACTTAGCAAAATATTGTAAAAATTCTATTGTAAAAAAAGAAATAGATATAGATAAAGGTTTAAAAATAATTTCAACAATATATGATGTGATAGGAAAATTTAAGTTTGAAGATGATAAAAAACTTGTAGGCTATGTAATAGTTGCAGAAATTTTATCAAATACAAAACAAGCAGTTGTAAAAGTTGTAACTACGACTCAAACAAATGTAATTCCTCCTACTTCATCAGCAGAAGAAAAACCTAAAGATAAAGAAAAAGTAAATATAAAATTGACAATTTCAGATGTAAAAAATAATTGGAGTTCTATTATTTCAGAAGCAAATAACAAAAGGATTTCATATAGAGCTTTTTTAATGGGAGCTAATCCTGCAAAAATAGAAAATAATATTCTTTACATAAATTATGATAAAAAATATTCATTTGCAAAAGATTTAATGGAAACAGTAGAATATAGTCAAGATTTTGTTAAGATTGTAAGAGATTTTTTTAATGAAAATGATTTAGAAATAAAATATGAAATAGTTGGACAAAAAAAAGACGAAGATAGCAGTGGTTCTGAATTTTTTGAAAAAATAGAGAACTATTTCAAAGGAAAGAATTAG